A genomic segment from Odontesthes bonariensis isolate fOdoBon6 chromosome 8, fOdoBon6.hap1, whole genome shotgun sequence encodes:
- the LOC142385835 gene encoding uncharacterized protein LOC142385835, translated as MDYLSLEPDKSNTKDILVLTDHFTKYAVAIPTANQKAKTVAKCLWENFIVHYGIPERLHTDQGPDFESHLIKELCDIAGIEKTRTTPYHPRGNPVERFNRTLLSMLGTLEPEQKQRWKEYVKPLVHAYNCTINEVTGYTPYELMFGRSPRLPVDLAFGLPVRELPSTSHSQYVQNLRSRLEESYQLASRNAAKSAERNKTRFDQRVKPAALEEGDRVLVRNVRLRGKHKLEDKWERDIYVVVKRAGDLPVYTVRPESDLAGRTRTLHRDLLLPCGFLPKGPEPQTTAHVRRPQTRSLKKPVVDPELCLSEDEEDMSFLSIIVPSMEYTVEGALPVQPSTNNTTVFESDNSIASNLPVVGESSLVVDAEDPSLSREEEPEADNGIEIGQYLPEGPVTVPQQRSELQGPVETSPEVVVTSSPSHEASVVGADLEDGDALGSDTDQSIRRSSRQRQPPKRLQYSELGNPLISVVQTLLHSLADACAETFGTSVSDILYVPASLSLTCIGVAWF; from the coding sequence ATGGACTATCTATCGCTCGAGCCAGATAAAAGCAACACCAAAGACATCTTGGTCCTCACAGATCATTTTACCAAATACGCTGTGGCTATTCCAACTGCCAACCAAAAAGCAAAAACAGTTGCAAAGTGTCTGTGGGAGAACTTTATCGTTCATTATGGCATCCCCGAGCGTCTGCACACCGACCAAGGACCAGATTTTGAGTCTCATTTGATCAAGGAACTCTGCGATATTGCTGGCATTGAGAAAACCAGGACCACACCATACCATCCTCGTGGAAACCCGGTTGAAAGGTTCAACCGAACTCTGCTAAGCATGTTGGGAACCTTGGAACCTGAGCAGAAGCAACGATGGAAGGAGTATGTGAAGCCTCTGGTCCATGCTTACAACTGTACCATAAATGAAGTTACGGGCTACACTCCTTATGAGCTCATGTTTGGTCGTTCGCCCCGGCTACCTGTCGATCTAGCCTTTGGTTTACCCGTCCGAGAATTACCTTCGACATCTCACTCTCAGTATGTGCAAAACCTTCGGTCTCGGCTAGAAGAGAGCTATCAACTTGCTTCCAGAAATGCAGCTAAGTCAGCTGAAAGAAATAAAACCCGGTTTGACCAGAGGGTAAAGCCAGCTGCTCTTGAAGAGGGAGATCGTGTCCTTGTCCGCAACGTGAGGCTCCGTGGTAAACATAAGTTGGAAGACAAGTGGGAGAGAGACATTTATGTTGTCGTCAAACGTGCTGGTGATCTTCCGGTTTACACGGTGCGACCTGAATCTGATTTGGCTGGTCGAACTCGAACGTTGCACAGAGATCTTCTACTTCCATGTGGTTTCTTACCCAAAGGACCAGAACCGCAAACTACTGCACATGTTCGCAGACCTCAAACCCGTAGCCTGAAGAAACCAGTGGTTGATCCTGAGCTATGTCTGAGTGAGGATGAAGAAGATATGTCATTTCTGTCAATCATAGTTCCATCCATGGAATACACTGTTGAAGGAGCTCTTCCTGTTCAGCCTTCGACAAATAATACCACAGTCTTTGAATCCGATAACTCAATTGCAAGCAACTTACCTGTGGTTGGAGAGTCATCCCTGGTGGTTGATGCTGAAGATCCATCTTTGTCCAGGGAGGAGGAACCTGAGGCTGACAATGGGATTGAAATTGGACAATATTTACCTGAAGGCCCTGTTACTGTCCCACAGCAACGTTCAGAACTTCAAGGCCCAGTGGAGACATCCCCAGAAGTGGTAGTTACATCATCACCTTCTCATGAAGCATCCGTTGTTGGTGCTGACCTTGAAGATGGTGATGCTTTAGGATCTGATACCGACCAGTCTATCCGTCGTTCTTCGCGACAGCGGCAGCCGCCCAAGCGTCTACAGTATTCTGAGTTGGGCAACCCCTTAATTTCTGTGGTGCAAACTCTTCTTCATAGTTTAGCTGATGCTTGCGCGGAAACTTTTGGTACTTCCGTTTCCGACATTCTTTATGTCCCCGCGTCATTGTCACTGACATGCATCGGAGTTGCATGGTTTTAA